From a region of the Sminthopsis crassicaudata isolate SCR6 chromosome 6, ASM4859323v1, whole genome shotgun sequence genome:
- the ABCE1 gene encoding ATP-binding cassette sub-family E member 1: MADKLTRIAIVNHDKCKPKKCRQECKKSCPVVRMGKLCIEVTPQSKIAWISETLCIGCGICIKKCPFGALSIVNLPSNLEKETTHRYCANAFKLHRLPIPRPGEVLGLVGTNGIGKSTALKILAGKQKPNLGKYDDPPDWQEILTYFRGSELQNYFTKILEDDLKAIIKPQYVDQIPKAAKGTVGSILDRKDETKTQAIVCQQLDLTHLKERNVEDLSGGELQRFACAVVCIQKADIFMFDEPSSYLDVKQRLKAAITIRSLINPDRYIIVVEHDLSVLDYLSDFICCLYGVPSAYGVVTMPFSVREGINIFLDGYVPTENLRFRDASLVFKVAETANEEEVKKMCMYKYPGMKKKMGEFELAIIAGEFTDSEIMVMLGENGTGKTTFIRMLAGRLKPDEGGEVPVLNVSYKPQKISPKSTGSVRQLLHEKIRDAYTHPQFVTDVMKPLQIENIIDQEVQTLSGGELQRVALALCLGKPADVYLIDEPSAYLDSEQRLMAARVVKRFILHAKKTAFVVEHDFIMATYLADRVIVFDGIPSKNTLANSPQTLLAGMNKFLSQLEITFRRDPNNYRPRINKLNSIKDVEQKKSGNYFFLDD; this comes from the exons ATGGCAGACAAATTAACAAGAATTGCTATTGTCAATCATGACAAATGTAAGCCAAAGAAATGCCGACAAGAGTGCAAAAAGAGCTGTCCAGTAGTGAGAATGG GAAAACTATGCATAGAGGTTACACCACAGAGCAAAATCGCATGGATTTCTGAAACACTTTGCATTGGTTGTGGTATATGTATTAAG AAATGCCCTTTTGGCGCTTTGTCAATCGTCAATTTACCTAGCAACCTAGAAAAGGAAACAACGCATCGATATTGTGCCAATGCTTTCAAACTTCACAG GTTGCCTATCCCTCGTCCAGGTGAAGTTTTGGGATTAGTTGGAACTAATGGTATTGGAAAATCAACTGCCTTGAAAATTTTAGCAGGAAAGCAAAAACCAAACCTTGGAAAATATGAT gatcCACCAGATTGGCAAGAAATCTTGACTTATTTTCGAGGATCTGAGTTACAAAACTATTTTACCAAGATTCTAGAAGATGACCTAAAAGCAATTATCAAGCCTCAATATGTGGACCAGATTCCCAAAGCTGCAAAG GGCACTGTGGGTTCTATTTTAGACCGGAAGGATGAAACAAAGACACAAGCTATTGTGTGTCAGCAGCTTg ACTTAACCCATCTCAAAGAACGAAATGTTGAGGATCTCTCCGGAGGAGAGTTGCAAAGATTTGCTTGTGCTGTTGTTTGCATACAGAAAGCAGATAT TTTCATGTTTGATGAACCTTCTAGCTACCTAGATGTTAAGCAGCGGCTAAAGGCTGCCATTACTATCCGATCACTAATAAATCCTGATAG ATATATCATTGTTGTGGAGCATGACCTAAGTGTTTTAGATTATCTCTCTGACTTCATCTGCTGTTTGTACGGAGTGCCAAGTGCTTATGGTGTTGTCACTATGCCTTTTAGCGTAAGagaag gtataaatattttcttagatGGTTACGTTCCTACAGAAAACTTAAGATTTAGAGATGCATCGCTGGTTTTTAAAGTGGCTGAGACAGCAAATGAGGAAGAAGTGAAAaagatgtgtatgtataaatatccaggaatgaagaaaaagatgggCGAATTTGAGCTTGCAATCATTGCCGGAGAATTCACAGACTCTGAAATCATGGTGATGCTAGGAGAAAATG GTACTGGTAAAACTACATTCATCAGAATGCTTGCTGGCCGACTTAAACCTGATGAAGGAG GGGAGGTACCAGTTCTAAATGTCAGCTATAAGCCACAGAAGATCAGTCCCAAATCAACA GGAAGTGTACGCCAGTTACTACATGAGAAGATACGAGATGCTTATACTCACCCACAATTTGTCACTGATGTAATGAAGCCTCTGCAAATTGAAAACATCATAGATCAAGAG GTGCAGACATTATCTGGTGGTGAGTTACAACGAGTTGCTTTAGCTCTGTGTTTGGGCAAACCTGCTGATGTCTATTTAATTGATGAACCATCTGCATACTTGGATTCTGAGCAACGTCTAATGGCAGCCAGAGTTGTCAAACG tttcaTTCTCCATGCAAAAAAGACAGCCTTTGTGGTAGAACATGACTTTATCATGGCCACCTATCTAGCGGATCGGGTCATTGTTTTTGATGGCATTCCATCTAAGAACACACTTGCAAACAG